In Methylobacterium sp. FF17, a single genomic region encodes these proteins:
- a CDS encoding ATP-binding protein, translated as MALNGKHTQFDQFERAPIPVDWGHDEGRFAPFEPEPAPVKVSPLRWHGDADPNADRTWLVRDLIPESGKGLMSGQWGAGKTFGALDLSACVMTGLGFANRRTERIGGVLFIAPEGAFEIPIRLRGLTDCKLAQAVEDGAIGLDAAERLKRLPFAWSEECPRLVDKGAAAQIVATAKLAATHLREVFDLPLVLIIIDTIAAGAGFDDENSAAETQKVMDAMQALARETGAFVMGVDHFGKSSETGTRGSSAKESAADVVLAFLANRDEAGNTSNTRMALRKLRGGKVGMETPYNLDVVQVGETYHREPITTCVVNWQVSRGEAVATAVRRNLSPGVQCLRKALANVLPQHGKRIRPFGFEGPEVLAATEASLGAEFEASYPTSSDTPAKQADAKRKAFERACQRAVQIELIGTRVIEGEHHYWMVSDAAN; from the coding sequence ATGGCATTGAACGGGAAGCACACCCAATTCGATCAGTTCGAGCGTGCGCCGATCCCTGTCGATTGGGGGCACGATGAGGGCCGGTTCGCGCCGTTCGAACCCGAGCCCGCGCCAGTCAAGGTTTCGCCCCTACGCTGGCACGGTGACGCCGACCCGAACGCCGATCGGACGTGGCTCGTCCGTGACCTGATCCCCGAGTCCGGTAAGGGCCTGATGTCCGGCCAGTGGGGAGCCGGCAAGACCTTCGGCGCCCTCGATTTGTCCGCATGCGTGATGACCGGACTAGGCTTTGCGAACCGCAGGACGGAGCGGATCGGCGGCGTCCTGTTCATCGCCCCCGAGGGCGCTTTTGAAATTCCGATCCGGTTGCGGGGCCTCACCGACTGCAAGCTGGCCCAGGCCGTAGAGGATGGAGCGATCGGCCTTGATGCCGCTGAGCGCCTTAAGCGCCTGCCGTTCGCATGGTCCGAGGAGTGTCCCCGCCTCGTAGATAAGGGCGCCGCCGCACAGATCGTTGCTACCGCCAAGTTGGCCGCCACTCACCTGAGGGAGGTGTTCGACCTCCCGCTCGTCCTCATCATCATCGACACGATCGCGGCCGGCGCTGGGTTCGATGACGAGAACAGTGCCGCCGAAACGCAGAAGGTGATGGACGCAATGCAGGCGTTGGCGCGCGAGACGGGCGCCTTCGTGATGGGCGTCGATCACTTCGGCAAATCATCCGAGACCGGCACCCGAGGATCATCAGCCAAGGAGAGCGCCGCCGACGTGGTGCTGGCCTTTCTCGCCAACCGCGATGAGGCCGGCAACACCAGCAACACGCGCATGGCCCTGCGCAAGCTCCGAGGCGGCAAGGTCGGAATGGAGACCCCCTACAACCTCGATGTGGTTCAGGTTGGCGAGACCTACCACCGCGAGCCGATCACAACATGCGTCGTGAATTGGCAAGTCTCACGCGGCGAAGCCGTGGCAACGGCGGTTCGGCGTAATCTGTCACCCGGAGTGCAATGCCTGCGGAAGGCGCTCGCGAATGTCCTGCCTCAGCACGGCAAGCGCATCCGGCCGTTCGGCTTCGAAGGCCCCGAGGTTCTGGCTGCAACGGAAGCGTCGCTCGGGGCTGAGTTCGAAGCCAGTTATCCGACTAGCAGCGACACGCCGGCCAAGCAGGCGGATGCGAAGCGGAAAGCTTTCGAAAGGGCATGCCAACGAGCCGTTCAGATCGAACTTATCGGCACCCGCGTGATCGAAGGCGAGCATCACTATTGGATGGTGTCCGATGCCGCGAATTGA
- a CDS encoding ParA family protein — MQTITIAARKGGVGKTTLATHLSVIAAGPGRPVLLFDTDPQRSLKWWWDLRQGDTPALVECDARELAKILPAARKEGVAFAIVDTPPHAENSIADAMRVSDLVLVPTRPGPFDLAAVATTLDLAQRVGKKPLAIINHAPPRTGSGEPSIVAEARETLTRMGATVAASVISQRVAMSHAVIGGQTVNEYEPEGRAAAEMLALWHEVQANLKG; from the coding sequence ATGCAGACGATCACGATAGCGGCGCGGAAGGGTGGGGTCGGGAAGACGACGCTCGCCACTCACCTCAGCGTCATCGCCGCCGGCCCAGGAAGGCCCGTGCTCCTGTTCGACACCGATCCGCAGCGGTCGCTCAAATGGTGGTGGGACCTCCGACAGGGCGACACCCCGGCCCTGGTCGAGTGCGACGCGCGCGAGCTTGCCAAGATCCTGCCGGCTGCGAGGAAGGAGGGCGTTGCCTTCGCCATCGTGGACACGCCGCCCCACGCCGAGAACTCAATCGCGGACGCCATGCGTGTGTCGGACCTTGTGCTGGTCCCGACGCGGCCCGGCCCGTTCGACCTGGCAGCCGTGGCGACGACGCTGGATCTTGCCCAGCGCGTCGGGAAGAAGCCCCTCGCCATCATCAACCACGCCCCGCCCCGCACAGGGTCAGGCGAACCGTCAATCGTTGCCGAGGCCCGAGAGACCTTGACCCGCATGGGGGCGACCGTCGCCGCGTCCGTGATTTCGCAGCGGGTTGCCATGTCTCACGCAGTCATCGGTGGGCAGACCGTGAACGAGTACGAGCCCGAGGGCCGAGCCGCCGCCGAAATGCTGGCGCTCTGGCACGAGGTACAAGCGAACCTGAAAGGCTGA
- a CDS encoding site-specific integrase, with protein sequence MADQIPALATPHGESLPIESAQQVDALPAETAAIVQAYQRASKAGSTVRAYRSDAVVFSAWCERYGFRSLPASPEAVAAFLASEADAGRAVSTIGRRCAAIRYAHKLAGKADPTDNEEVHALLKGIRRTVGTAPNQKTAATVEIVTAMLMRTPDTLTGKRDRALLALGFAGAFRRSELVALDVADLREDKDGLRVIVRRSKTDQEGKGFEKAIPHGRFVRPVALLREWLDAAGITEGPVFRPVSRSGRVRGANALGEGISSRLTTQSVADIIKRYAVAAGLDASTFGAHSLRAGFVTSAAERGADLARIMDTSGHRDPRTVVGYIRRANAFKDHAGGGFL encoded by the coding sequence ATGGCTGACCAGATCCCCGCACTCGCCACACCGCACGGCGAGTCGCTTCCCATCGAAAGTGCCCAACAAGTGGACGCTTTGCCGGCCGAGACGGCTGCGATCGTCCAGGCGTACCAGCGCGCGAGCAAGGCAGGCTCCACCGTGCGGGCCTACAGGTCCGATGCGGTGGTGTTCTCGGCATGGTGCGAGCGATACGGCTTCCGATCCCTGCCGGCGTCCCCTGAAGCCGTGGCCGCGTTCCTCGCCTCGGAGGCGGACGCGGGCCGGGCGGTCTCGACCATCGGCCGGCGCTGCGCCGCGATCCGCTATGCCCACAAGCTCGCAGGCAAAGCGGACCCCACCGATAACGAGGAGGTTCACGCGCTCCTCAAGGGCATCCGTCGCACAGTCGGCACGGCGCCGAACCAAAAGACCGCCGCGACCGTGGAAATAGTCACGGCCATGCTGATGCGGACCCCCGACACCCTGACGGGTAAGCGAGACCGCGCCTTGTTGGCGCTCGGCTTCGCGGGAGCCTTCCGACGCTCCGAGCTGGTCGCGCTCGACGTGGCTGACCTCCGCGAGGACAAGGACGGCCTGCGCGTGATTGTCCGCCGTTCAAAGACAGATCAGGAGGGCAAGGGTTTCGAGAAAGCGATACCGCATGGCCGGTTCGTCCGGCCGGTCGCTCTGCTGCGGGAATGGCTCGATGCCGCCGGGATCACGGAAGGGCCAGTGTTCCGGCCGGTGTCGCGATCGGGGAGGGTGCGGGGTGCAAATGCCCTCGGGGAAGGTATTTCGTCCCGCCTCACAACGCAGTCGGTCGCGGACATCATCAAACGATATGCCGTAGCCGCTGGCCTCGATGCCTCAACCTTCGGGGCGCACTCGCTGCGAGCCGGGTTCGTCACGTCGGCGGCCGAACGCGGGGCGGATCTCGCCCGGATCATGGACACGTCGGGGCACCGCGATCCGCGCACGGTGGTCGGGTACATCCGCAGGGCCAACGCCTTCAAAGATCACGCGGGCGGGGGCTTCCTGTGA
- a CDS encoding DUF7146 domain-containing protein — translation MGVSLTLPEIARAVNGKVVGNRVIARGPGHSRLDGSLSITLAPGTPDGFLVHSFAGDDFRTCKDYVAGLLGMSADRWRHDRPVDPAEEARRAKARQQAEAKERADIARRQRCAVAIWQEARNPLGTIVETYLRSRALDLPGEIAGDVLRFHARCPFGEGTTAPAMVAAMRCVRSGDIVAIHRTALSPDGVKLGRKMLGSVAGAAVMLDSSDAVSAGLTIGEGIESTLAGRQLGLLPAWALGSAGAIADFPVLDGIETLTVLAENDITGTSARACQKVGARWIAAGRLADSITPKIGTDMNDVLMGGAREWH, via the coding sequence ATGGGCGTAAGCCTGACCCTTCCTGAAATAGCCCGTGCTGTGAACGGCAAGGTCGTTGGCAACCGAGTGATCGCGCGCGGGCCAGGGCACTCACGCCTCGACGGCAGCCTGTCGATCACACTTGCCCCCGGCACACCGGACGGCTTCCTCGTCCACTCCTTCGCGGGCGACGACTTCAGGACGTGCAAAGACTACGTCGCCGGCTTGCTCGGTATGTCGGCGGATCGGTGGCGTCATGATCGCCCCGTTGATCCGGCCGAGGAAGCCCGCCGCGCCAAGGCCCGCCAGCAGGCCGAAGCGAAGGAGCGCGCCGACATTGCCCGTCGTCAGCGGTGCGCCGTCGCGATCTGGCAGGAGGCCCGCAACCCGCTCGGGACGATCGTGGAAACCTATCTGCGATCCCGCGCCCTGGACCTCCCCGGGGAGATCGCGGGCGACGTGCTGCGCTTCCATGCCCGGTGCCCCTTCGGAGAGGGTACGACCGCGCCTGCTATGGTCGCGGCTATGCGATGCGTCCGGTCGGGTGACATCGTCGCCATTCACCGCACAGCACTCAGTCCTGACGGCGTGAAGCTTGGACGCAAAATGTTGGGGTCGGTGGCGGGTGCCGCCGTCATGCTCGACAGCTCCGACGCCGTGTCCGCTGGACTGACGATCGGCGAAGGCATCGAGAGCACGCTTGCCGGCCGTCAACTCGGGCTCCTGCCAGCGTGGGCGCTCGGCAGCGCCGGGGCCATTGCGGACTTCCCGGTTCTCGACGGTATCGAGACCCTGACCGTCCTTGCTGAGAACGACATCACCGGCACCAGCGCGCGGGCCTGCCAAAAGGTCGGAGCCCGCTGGATCGCCGCTGGCCGATTAGCGGACAGCATCACGCCCAAGATCGGCACGGACATGAACGACGTTCTGATGGGAGGTGCCCGCGAATGGCATTGA
- a CDS encoding terminase small subunit-like protein gives MSTTEPQATGRPTTFDQATAEAIFEQVVEGKSLTEICRQEAMPHKATVYRWLSQNEEFRREYALATDIRADTLAEDLYRVAETSAPDDTARARLMVDTRKWLLAKMAPRKFGDKITNEHSGPDGGEIPIKVITDHDRAKALAAMIAKTRANAPAS, from the coding sequence ATGAGCACGACCGAACCCCAGGCCACGGGCCGCCCGACAACCTTCGACCAAGCAACGGCCGAAGCCATCTTTGAGCAGGTTGTTGAGGGCAAGAGCCTTACCGAAATCTGTCGGCAGGAGGCCATGCCGCATAAGGCAACGGTCTATCGTTGGCTGAGCCAGAACGAGGAATTCCGCCGCGAGTATGCGTTGGCGACCGATATCCGCGCCGACACCTTGGCCGAGGATTTGTATCGGGTCGCCGAGACCTCTGCGCCAGATGACACCGCCCGCGCCCGCCTCATGGTGGACACCCGCAAATGGCTCTTGGCGAAGATGGCGCCCCGCAAGTTCGGCGACAAAATCACCAATGAGCACTCTGGGCCGGACGGTGGAGAGATACCCATCAAGGTCATAACCGACCACGACCGCGCCAAGGCCCTTGCCGCCATGATCGCCAAGACCCGAGCTAACGCCCCCGCTTCGTAA
- a CDS encoding ribbon-helix-helix domain-containing protein: protein MAKDRPTLTSLSDRLARKSQPAEAESRPEEAAPDKAGKVSDGRVQIIVRMSPAERKALRQIALDQDTTAQALAEDAIRDVLRRHGHKTE from the coding sequence ATGGCAAAGGACCGCCCAACCCTCACGAGCCTATCCGACAGGCTCGCGCGCAAGTCGCAGCCCGCCGAGGCCGAGAGCCGCCCCGAGGAAGCCGCGCCCGACAAGGCCGGCAAGGTCTCCGATGGCCGTGTGCAGATCATCGTTCGCATGAGCCCAGCCGAGCGGAAGGCCCTTCGGCAGATCGCTTTGGATCAGGACACCACGGCCCAAGCTCTGGCAGAGGATGCGATCCGTGACGTTCTGAGACGGCATGGTCACAAGACGGAATGA
- a CDS encoding DUF3102 domain-containing protein, which translates to MSKRMGSNIAGAINAAHAGVEAAKREGARYAVECGRLLGEAKATVPHGGWDAWLRLNTTVSPRTAQLYMRIARHVESDPAKAQRVAGLSVREAAAEATVTKRALRPEPANPLSVEEQAWLTELMDAWAEAKDRPDFKEAFVREIHRRGEITLKERNRLIKAAYFKPGVTDADREIAARNVALMLKAYIPKGKLSELMQKCIAENTTGEDLAIALGDAIEARQIAANG; encoded by the coding sequence ATGAGTAAGCGAATGGGATCGAACATTGCTGGCGCCATCAACGCGGCCCATGCCGGTGTTGAGGCTGCGAAGCGCGAGGGGGCACGGTATGCCGTCGAATGCGGGCGCCTGTTAGGGGAGGCTAAGGCTACCGTCCCGCACGGTGGCTGGGATGCGTGGCTGCGGCTGAATACGACGGTCTCGCCTCGCACGGCGCAGCTTTATATGCGGATCGCTCGTCACGTCGAAAGCGACCCTGCAAAAGCGCAACGCGTTGCGGGTTTGAGCGTGCGCGAAGCCGCTGCCGAGGCGACGGTGACGAAGCGGGCGCTTCGGCCAGAGCCCGCTAACCCGCTGAGCGTAGAAGAACAGGCGTGGTTGACCGAGCTGATGGACGCTTGGGCGGAAGCGAAGGATCGCCCCGACTTCAAAGAGGCGTTCGTTCGCGAAATCCATCGTCGGGGCGAAATCACCCTCAAGGAGCGCAATCGCCTAATTAAGGCGGCCTATTTCAAGCCGGGGGTAACGGACGCTGACCGCGAGATTGCGGCTCGGAATGTTGCGCTGATGCTCAAGGCTTACATCCCAAAGGGGAAGCTCTCCGAGCTTATGCAAAAGTGCATCGCCGAGAACACCACGGGTGAGGATCTCGCTATCGCCCTCGGCGATGCGATTGAGGCCCGGCAGATCGCGGCCAATGGCTGA